A segment of the Planifilum fimeticola genome:
AAATCGGGACGGTGAACGGTGGTTGAATGATCACCGGCGGCAGGATTCCGGTGGCGAACAGGATGTAGTTGATCGTCACAATGACCGCCGGCCCGAGAACAAAGGGAATGAACATGATCGGGTTCAACACGATCGGCAGTCCGAAGATGACCGGTTCGTTGATGTTGAAGACCGCCGGTATCAAGGCGGTTTTTCCCACTTCCTTCAATTGGCGGGAACGCGAGAGCAGCATGAAGATCACCAGTCCCCAGGTTGCCCCGGACCCGCCGATATGGGCGAACATGTGGAAGAAGGGCTCCGTCACGATTCCCTGGGCGGTCGCTCCGGCGCTGACGGCATCGGCGTTTTCCGCCAACTGAGTCATCCAGAAGGGATACGCCACGGAAGAAACCACGTTCATTCCGTGAATTCCCATCCCCCAAAGGACCATCATCAACAGGATCATGCCGAGGGCGGCGGGATAGGAGTTGGATGCCGCGACGAGGGGGCTGAACAACTCCAGCACGGCCTGCGGGATCGTGATGCCGAAATTGGCCCAGACGATCCATTCCAGGATCCAGACGGCGGGCAAAATCACCATGAAGGGAACCAGAACGCGGAAGGTCCGCATGACATAGGGAGGGACTCCCGCCGGCAATTCAAAGGCGAATCCCCGTTTGATGAGAAAGCGCATCGCCTCGGTCGTCAGGATCCCCAAAAGGATGGCGACGAACAATCCTTGGCCGCCGAGATAATCCAAGATCTTTCCGAAGGGGATCTTGGTGATGTCCTCCACCGGGAAGGCGGTCATCAAAAAGGCGAGCATGGAAAGGATTCCCGCCATGACCGAATCCACATCCCTGCGTTCGCCGAGGCTGTACCCGATGCCGAAGGCGACCGTGACGGCCATGATGCCAAACGTGAGCTGGAACGGGAACAGGATCTGCGCCTGAATCGGCTCGACCGCGTTCGCCCAGGCCTGGATCGGCGCCCATTCAATCGAGGTGGGCGGGTTGGCGATGATGAGAAAAATCGCACCCGTCAGGATGACCGGCAGCGCAAAAATGACGAAGGCGTCCCGGATTGCTTGGAGATAGGTGTTTTGGGCCAATCGCCCAAGGGGTTCCATGAGCCGGTTTTCCAGCCAATTCATGATGTTCATGGTTCCCGTCTCCCTTTCATCATCGTCAGGACTTGATCCAACACCTTGTCTCCGTCCATCAGGGCAAAGGCCCTTTGATCGACGATTTCCAGGGGAATGCCGTGTTCTTCAGCGATTTTCTCCATTTCCTTCTTCAGATGGCGTACCTGGGGCTCCAGCAGGGCGACATTATACTGGTCGGCTTTCTTTTTGAATTCGCCCGTTCCGCCCGCATCGGCCGTCAATTCGATTCCCCGCTTGTCCGCCGCCTCCTTCACTTTTTTGGCCAGCTGACTGGAGGTCGCTCCCCAGCTGCACAAGATGATCAGTCGGATCGGCTCGGACATGGCAAACTCCTCCTTCATTCACAGCATTCGATACCGAAATCACTTCCCGCGTCGATAGAGGGCATCCCGCTTGGCTTCGAATCGACGAATATGGGCGAGCAGCCGGCTGCTCAGCCAGGTCGCCGCAATGAGAACCAGCGCAAAGGCGAAGCTGAAAACCAGCACCGCCTGCGACTGCGGCCCTCCCTCGATGACGGAAAACAATCCCGTTGCGATCCAGATCATCGAAAACACAGCGGCATAACCCACCCAATAACGCCGATTCATGTTCACCCCCCCTTTTTCCGAGTCTAACCATGACAGCTAAAAGTTAGTCCCTTCCGCACTTTCATTATAAGTCGCGCAAGGGCCGAAAGGGTTGAACAAATCGTGAACTATTTCACAATAAATTGACGTTGCATCCTCTCCCTCCGAAAATCCCTCCGATTTTCTTATTGTCAATAACCTAGTAAATATCGAATTATTCTCCTTCGCGAAATGTAAAAAAACGGTTACACCAAACAGCTATTATTGTGAATATAATCACATAATTTCCCCCGGTGTTCCCTACACTGGATAAGACGGGGGGCGCGGCAATTTCTCCCCCCGGTTGACCCTGGGCGTTTTTTAGGGCATAATGCCTTTGTTTTTCCGCACCAAAAAACATCCTGTCGCCGGGCTTTCTGAAGTCACAGAAAAGGAGGATGGATATGTCCAAGGATTACCGTCGAATCGCCGAAGGAATCCTGCAAGGCATCGGGGGAAAAGAGAATCTCGTCCAAGCGGCCCATTGCGTGACGAGGCTTCGGCTCGTGCTGAAGGATGAGGGAAAAGTCGATGCGGACAAGCTGCAAAAGGTGGAATTGGTAAAGGGACATTTCACCAATGCGGGCGTTTTTCAAATCGTCATCGGACCCAACGAGGTGGAAAAAGTATATAAGGAATTTGTGGAACTGGCCGGCGTTGAAACCGCCACCGTCTCGGACGTGAAAGAGGTGGGGGCCAAAAAACTGAATCCATTCCAGCGATTGATCAAAACCTTTTCCGATGTGTTCATGCCCATTTTGCCGGCCATCATCACCGCCGGTCTGCTGATGGGAATCAACAACCTGATCGGGGCGGAAGGGCTGTTTATCGAGGACAAAAGTCTGCTGGAAGCCTACCCCGATCTCCAGGGCCTGTGGGATCTCATCAACACGATGGCCAACACCGCCTTCGTCTTCCTCCCCGCCATCGTCGGTTGGTCCGCCGCAAAACGGTTCGGAGGCTCGGAAATCCTGGGAATCGTGTTGGGACTGCTTCTGGTTCATCCCGACCTCTTGAACGCCTGGAATTACGGAAAGGCGGCGGCGGGAATCGAAGGGGAGATTCCCTATTTCGACATTCTCGGCCTTTTCCAGATCGAAAAAGTGGGTTACCAGGGCCAGATTCTGCCCGTGTTTGTGGCGGCCTACGTCCTGAGCGTCGTTGAAAAATGGCTGAAAAAGCGGGTGCCCAACGCCATCCAATTGCCGATGGCACGGCGATATCCCACATCATGGAAATGGTTCTATTCCCGACTATGACGAGAAGGAGGAGCGGAAAAAACGCGTCTTTCAATTGCTTAACAATATTGACGATAACAGAAATGGGATGAAGCCGTTTTTTCTCAGACATCGTCATCCGCCACCCTTGCCAACCTGGAAATAGAATAGCGCAGCTCCTCTGCTTCCTCTTCATCGAGTGCCGGAATTTCATGCACCGTTGCGGCTGTCGAAATCGTTACGGAGGCCAGTTTATATTTTTTGAACAATGGCCCTTGCTTAGAATCGACGTGCTGCACGCGAATCATTGGAATCAACGTTCGCTTTACCGTAAACAAACCTTGTTGAATCTCGATTTCCTGCTCACGCACTTCATAGCGCCAGCGCCGCCAGCGTAATCTTGGGATAAAAAAGAGGAACAAATAACCTTCTCCTATAAACAAAAGAATCAAGATAGGAATAATCCATTTCGGCCCGTCAAAAATGATAATCAGGACAATGACAGCGGCAAAAGCGGCAAAAGAAACAGCCAATCCAATCATGCCGTATATCCGCCATACCGATAATGCTCGTTCGGAGATTCTTTTTCTAGGTTCTCCATTCATGATTTCTCTATCCCCCTTAAACAAAAACAATCCATCGACGTAATGGTTATACGTATTTAGTATACAAGAAGTTTCCATCTTTAACTATCTGTTACTGTAGAATAACAAACTTTTGGAAAAGCAGGAGAATGAGCATGTTTCAAGAAAAATTATAGGATGCGAAGCCATTGGAGAACGTGAATGATAAATCACTACGCCTATTATTGTTCGTCCGCTGCGAAACCATCGCCCTTGCCAAGGCATTTGGTTTATACTGCAGCTCCTTCATCACTTTTAATACTTTTTCACGCTTCTCTGGACTTGCAACCCCTTTTCCCGAAATGACGCGCGAAACCGTCGACTTCGAAACACCAGCCCTCAACGCGATGTCTTTAATGGTGTAGCCCACTAAAGTTAACCTTTATACCGTTTGGTCCGGTTCGTTTTCAAAGCCGCATTCCAAGATGGATATTATACATGCATTCATTTGTCAAATCATTTGCAACTTCGTCATGAAAAAAGGCACGAATCAAATCCGTGCCTTCCGCCGTAACGAATCTATTTTTTTAAAACAGCGTCTATATCCGCGCTGGCTGTTTCTGTTTCCCATCGATGGCGTCATCGGATATAAACAAAAAAGCCAGGCGGCCATTTTGCCTATGCCGCATGGTTTAATGAAACAATCCGCTTTTTTTCGCTTTCGCATGCAGCGAATGCATGTATTTGTTCAACGGTTCTTTCAGAAGCGTACCTAATAAGAGAGTCAGGACGGCAAACATCATGAGACGAACCGCATCGTTTTTCACTTTTCCCCACACAATGCCGCCGACTGCTTCGCGCATCAAATCAATCGCATACGTAAACGGCAAAAACGGGTTGATGTTTTGGAAGAATTCCGGAATAAGCTGAACCGGATACGTCCCCCCTGCTCCGGCGATTTGGAAAACGAGCAGGACGATGGCCAGCGCCTTGCCGACGTCGCTGAATACTGATACGAGCGTAAAGACAATGACAATAAACACAAAGCTGCATAACAGCCCAAAGAGGATAAACCATCCGGAGTCACGAATATAAATATTCTTTAAAAGAAATACATCTCCTAACGTGACAATAAGCGCCTGAATACTGTTGCATGTCCAAAACGTCAGCAGCCGGCCAAAATAAATTTCTCTGCTGGTATACCCTTCTGCCTCATAAGGTTCAGTAGAAAGCAACGACACTAACAGCAGACAGCCCACCCATATGGACAAGACGGTATAAAACGGGTTCATCCCCGATCCATAGTTCGGAAGCGGAAACAATCTATGCGTCTTTAAGTCGACGGGATGGGCCAAAAATTCACCTTTTGCTCTTGGATCATTTTTTAATAAACGAATGATGTCGTAGATGTTTGTCTCTTTTTTCAATTTTACAAGAAAGGAAGCGATATCGTTGACTTTCCGCGCAAGAAACGGATACTGATCGCTTGCCGTCTGCAACATTTCTTCCCCCTGCTTGAGACCGCTGCCGGCGTGCTGAAGAAACCGCTCTAATTCCAGAATGGTGTTGGCGATGTCCGCGAGCATGCGACGGGCGTCTTGAAGCGTCTGCTTCGTTTCGTTCATTTTTTCTTTCATGAGTGGTGCGATATGTTGCTCATATTCATTCATCACCCGATCGACTTGCTTAACCGCAGCTGCCGCCCGCTCATTTAGGTCGGTGAGAAGATGGTTGCCTGGCTGCGCCCCGTTTTCACTTTGCTCGTACGCTAACTTGGCAAGGCGCTGTGCTTCTCTTAAATTGGATTTTATGCCTGTCAGACGGCCGGACAATTGTTCCATATTGGCGGAAGCCGTGCGAGAGAAAGCTCTCTTTTCGATCATGTTATTGAATATGCGAAGCTGTGTTTGAGCTTCATCTGCCATTTGTTCCCCAGCTGCGGCCATGCTCTGCACGTCGGAAAGCCATTGCCGCTGCTGAGCAAGGGAAAGGTTTTCTTGCA
Coding sequences within it:
- a CDS encoding PTS sugar transporter subunit IIB → MSEPIRLIILCSWGATSSQLAKKVKEAADKRGIELTADAGGTGEFKKKADQYNVALLEPQVRHLKKEMEKIAEEHGIPLEIVDQRAFALMDGDKVLDQVLTMMKGRREP
- a CDS encoding PTS sugar transporter subunit IIC, with amino-acid sequence MNIMNWLENRLMEPLGRLAQNTYLQAIRDAFVIFALPVILTGAIFLIIANPPTSIEWAPIQAWANAVEPIQAQILFPFQLTFGIMAVTVAFGIGYSLGERRDVDSVMAGILSMLAFLMTAFPVEDITKIPFGKILDYLGGQGLFVAILLGILTTEAMRFLIKRGFAFELPAGVPPYVMRTFRVLVPFMVILPAVWILEWIVWANFGITIPQAVLELFSPLVAASNSYPAALGMILLMMVLWGMGIHGMNVVSSVAYPFWMTQLAENADAVSAGATAQGIVTEPFFHMFAHIGGSGATWGLVIFMLLSRSRQLKEVGKTALIPAVFNINEPVIFGLPIVLNPIMFIPFVLGPAVIVTINYILFATGILPPVIIQPPFTVPIFLGGFIATGGSVLAGLVQVIDAVIAALIYWPFFKRYEKSLIEQEQSAQTG
- a CDS encoding PH domain-containing protein yields the protein MNGEPRKRISERALSVWRIYGMIGLAVSFAAFAAVIVLIIIFDGPKWIIPILILLFIGEGYLFLFFIPRLRWRRWRYEVREQEIEIQQGLFTVKRTLIPMIRVQHVDSKQGPLFKKYKLASVTISTAATVHEIPALDEEEAEELRYSISRLARVADDDV
- a CDS encoding LacI family DNA-binding transcriptional regulator translates to MGYTIKDIALRAGVSKSTVSRVISGKGVASPEKREKVLKVMKELQYKPNALARAMVSQRTNNNRRSDLSFTFSNGFASYNFS
- a CDS encoding YhgE/Pip domain-containing protein → MKKIWNLYVHDMKQIATNWVAAVLVGGLLLLPSFYAWVNIEASIDPYANTRNIKVGVVNEDKGAKIQGHAFNAGKEIVRALRNNHDLGWQFVGKQEGMKNVRYGDYFATIVIPSDFSEKLATIVQDRPEQAVIHYYENDKKNAIAPKITSKGASTITEQVSDQFVAVVNSVLFSIFHEAGVALEQQLPDIRYFETLIFQLQTKLPEIKRLLNQSMSNAKEAERLVNKAEKTLPEAKRIVNSGIAFLDETNQFLTKAEAKAKTLTPQIAENLRTLQQIAMSIYAATNKLQENLSLAQQRQWLSDVQSMAAAGEQMADEAQTQLRIFNNMIEKRAFSRTASANMEQLSGRLTGIKSNLREAQRLAKLAYEQSENGAQPGNHLLTDLNERAAAAVKQVDRVMNEYEQHIAPLMKEKMNETKQTLQDARRMLADIANTILELERFLQHAGSGLKQGEEMLQTASDQYPFLARKVNDIASFLVKLKKETNIYDIIRLLKNDPRAKGEFLAHPVDLKTHRLFPLPNYGSGMNPFYTVLSIWVGCLLLVSLLSTEPYEAEGYTSREIYFGRLLTFWTCNSIQALIVTLGDVFLLKNIYIRDSGWFILFGLLCSFVFIVIVFTLVSVFSDVGKALAIVLLVFQIAGAGGTYPVQLIPEFFQNINPFLPFTYAIDLMREAVGGIVWGKVKNDAVRLMMFAVLTLLLGTLLKEPLNKYMHSLHAKAKKSGLFH